Proteins encoded by one window of Mytilus edulis unplaced genomic scaffold, xbMytEdul2.2 SCAFFOLD_418, whole genome shotgun sequence:
- the LOC139505696 gene encoding uncharacterized protein produces MAVILIASIVTMVLLQPWSVNNPIVELNEQEFLFDPSDLEFLDFEDYSLIFMLFENFPWKTICKVLTFIAGAYVVLQILWKRRNTVRQWDVLIFSEPLENPWEELLGHPFDNQESMIDNEATRMTKKADFYIQHYSYF; encoded by the exons ATGGCTGTTATTTTGATAGCAAGCATTGTTACTATGGTCCTACTTCAACCGTGGTCTGTTAATAACCCTATTGTAGAACT TAATGAACAAGAATTTCTGTTTGATCCATCTGATCTAGAGTTTTTAGATTTTGAG GATTATTCGCTAATATTTATGCTGTTTGAAAACTTTCCATGGAAAACTATTTGTAAAGTTTTGACGTTTATCGCCGGCGCCTATGTAGTTCTCCAGATATTATGGAAAAGGAGAAACACAG TACGTCAATGGGATGTATTAATCTTCAGTGAACCCCTGGAAAATCCTTGGGAGGAACTTTTGGGACATCCATTTGATAATCAAGAATCTATG atCGACAACGAAGCGACGCGGATGACGAAGAAAGCTGACTTTTATATTCaacattattcatatttttga